The proteins below come from a single Anaerolineales bacterium genomic window:
- the fabF gene encoding beta-ketoacyl-ACP synthase II → MKRIVITGMGLLSPVGHNVTENWENIKAGISGIAPITRLNTDEIETHIGGEVKDFDPGKFLGHKEARRMDRFAQFAIVCAQEAAAQGNYTITAQNTFETAVIVGAGFGGAETLQEGLDTLYTTGARRVKPLTFPSVIGNMGAAQIAMNMGIRGVNYSIAAACATSGIAIGEAAALIQRGDAEVAFAGGSEASFARFSMVGLNAMRALTHSNGDPTKASRPFDATRDGFVPSEGAGVLMLESLDHAQGRGAPIFAELVGYGCTCDAAHVTAPDPEGTAVAYAMRSALKKAGLTIHDIDYINAHGTSTPINDSQETKVIKMVFGEHAYKIPISSTKSMTGHAMSSSGVFEAVYSIMAMRDGIIPPTINYEHPDPDCDLDYVPNVPRKAALRHVMSNSFGFGGQNAVLIFKKWEG, encoded by the coding sequence AAAGCGGGCATCTCTGGGATTGCCCCCATCACGCGGCTGAATACCGATGAGATTGAGACGCATATCGGCGGTGAAGTGAAGGATTTTGATCCTGGGAAATTCCTCGGTCACAAAGAGGCGCGGCGGATGGATCGCTTTGCCCAGTTCGCCATCGTCTGCGCCCAAGAAGCGGCAGCACAAGGAAACTACACGATCACCGCACAAAACACCTTTGAGACGGCGGTCATTGTGGGGGCAGGTTTTGGTGGCGCGGAGACGCTCCAAGAAGGATTGGATACGCTCTACACAACGGGAGCGCGGCGGGTGAAACCGCTCACCTTCCCCTCGGTGATCGGGAACATGGGCGCGGCGCAGATCGCCATGAACATGGGGATTCGGGGCGTGAATTACAGCATTGCTGCCGCCTGCGCTACGAGTGGGATCGCCATTGGCGAGGCAGCGGCGCTCATCCAGCGCGGCGATGCCGAGGTCGCCTTTGCGGGCGGCTCTGAGGCAAGTTTTGCCCGTTTTTCAATGGTTGGACTCAATGCGATGCGGGCGCTGACCCACAGCAACGGTGACCCAACAAAGGCAAGCCGCCCCTTTGACGCCACGCGAGATGGCTTTGTCCCCTCTGAAGGCGCGGGCGTCTTAATGTTGGAATCGCTAGACCATGCGCAAGGGCGCGGCGCACCGATCTTCGCTGAGCTTGTTGGCTATGGCTGCACCTGTGATGCCGCCCATGTAACCGCCCCCGACCCAGAAGGGACAGCCGTTGCCTACGCCATGCGCAGCGCCCTGAAAAAAGCGGGCTTGACCATCCACGACATTGATTACATCAATGCGCACGGGACAAGCACCCCAATCAACGACTCGCAAGAGACAAAAGTGATCAAGATGGTTTTTGGCGAACATGCCTATAAAATCCCGATCAGCAGCACAAAATCAATGACCGGACATGCGATGAGTTCATCGGGCGTTTTTGAGGCGGTCTATTCAATTATGGCGATGCGCGATGGGATCATCCCCCCGACGATCAATTACGAACACCCTGACCCAGACTGTGACCTTGACTATGTGCCGAATGTCCCCCGCAAGGCAGCGCTCCGCCATGTGATGAGCAATTCTTTCGGCTTTGGTGGGCAAAACGCCGTGTTGATCTTCAAAAAGTGGGAAGGCTGA